The window TCGTAAACGCGCGCAATCCCGCGAACAAGAAGTACGAGAACAAGAGCATCGCCCAGATTGCGAAGGAGACCGGAAGGGATCCGTCCGACGTCGCGTTCGATCTCGTAGCGCAGGGGCAGGACCGCGTGATGGCGATCTACCACATGATGGGAGAGCAGGACATCGAGACCGCGCTGCGCTTTCCGTGGACGAGCATCGGCAGCGACGCAGGCGCAATCCTCACCTACGGCGAACCGGACGAGACTGGACTGCCGCATCCACGCAGCTTCGGGAATTTCCCGCGTGTCATCGCTCGTTATGTGAAGGAGCGGCATGTACTCACGCTCGAGGATGCGATCCGCAAGATGACGTCGTGGCCGGCGACCCGGATGCGATTGGCGAATCGCGGCGCGATTCGAGACGGGAACTGGGCTGACGTGACGATCTTCGATCTCGATCAGCTCCAGGACAAGGCCACTTACGAGAGCCCGATGGAGTTTCCGACGGGGATCGACTGGGTGCTCGTGAATGGCGTCGTCACGATCGATCGTGGTCGGCACACAGGGGCAAAAGCGGGACAGGTGCTGCGCGGGCCTGGATACGTCTGTACCCCGAACACCGGCAGCACCTGTCAATCCGTTTCAGCGCGGTAACTGATTTCCAGACGAAAAAATTCGCGTGTCACGAGACTTCCGTGACACGCGAATTTCTTGTTTTCGGGTCTGCGAAACTGCTCTGTGCTTAGATCCCGTAGGACAGGTTCAGACCGAAGACCATCTTGCCCTGATCGATGTAGACTTTCTGAATGCCAAGGCTCGCGCCCCAACCATTGCGGTGCGAGAAGCCGAGGCCAGCGCCGGTCATGAAGCGCGTGCCGCTCTCCGACGTGCCACCGGTCGGGCTCATACGGCCCCAGCCGAGGCCAGGCGTAACGAACGGAGCGAAGGTCATGTCGCCGCTCTTGAGCACGAGCGCGAGGGGCACGCCAGCGCTGAACGAGAGCAGACCAAGATCCTGCGGATTGGCCCAGCCGAAGTCAGCACGTGCACTCATGGTGAAGAGGTTGGCATCCTTTCCATTACCCAGCGCCCAGGCGCCGAGGTTCGTCTCGGCATTCAGGCCGAGCATCATGTTGCTCTTCGATCCCTGCGCGCTCGGGCTGAAGAAGCCGAGGCTGCCCCCGAGCGAGAAACCGCTCACGGGCATCGAAATGGACGCGCCGAAGGAGTTGAAGCCGAGGGCGTTGTCGGACACGTGGCCGTACTGGCCCGCGATCGAGTAGCCCTTGGCGATTCTTCCGAGCATTGCGCTGGTGACGACCGGCGTCATCGCGCCGACCGGCGTGCCCGACAGGGCCACGTAGCCGGCGACGTCGTTGATGCTCGGGCCTTGCTGCGCCTGAGCAGACGCAACGACTCCCAGCGACGCGAGCGAAGTCAGAACGATGGCGAACTTCCGCATGATCCGTCCTCCAAAAGGAGTGGGTGTGATCGAGTTCACATCGGCGGGCTCTACCTTCTGGCCGCCGCTAGGGGGACGAACAGTCCATTTGCCAGGCAACTATTGACCTATTTGTAAACCCCTTGACTTTTCTGGTATGATGTTGAAAAATCAACACACCCCGAATCGAGAGGTCTGCTGGTGTCGCCGCATAAGACTGACGAAGGGCTCACCCGTCGTGAGCGCCAGGTGATGGACATCTTGTTCCGTCGCAGCGAGGCGACCGTGTCGGAAGTAATGGCCGACCTCCCCGATCCGCCGACGTATTCCGCGGTGCGCTCCATTCTTCGTATTCTCAGCGAGAAAGGACTGATCACGCACCGCGACGATGGACCTCGTTATGTCTACCTCCCCGCGAAGAGCGCCGAGCGCGCTCAGGAAGACGCGCTGCAGCACGTCATCAGCACCTTCTTCGACGGGTCTCACGAGCAGGCGATGACTGCACTGCTCAAGATCTCCGACGCCGAGCTCACGGACGGCGAGATCGATCGGCTGCGTGAGCGCATCCGCAGCGCTCGGTCGAGCGGGAGATGACGATGAGTGCTTTCATATATCAGCTGACGCAGACCGATCTCGTTGCCTGGCTCGTCAAGGCGACGATCCTGCTCATCGGCGCGCTCGGCGCGACGGCGCTACTGCGTCGCGCGTCCGCCGGCACTCGTCACCTCGTGTGGCTGGCGACGCTAGCCGGGATTCTTCTCCTGCCGGCGGTCTCGCTGTGGGCGCCAGTCCGGCTCGCGATCGTGCCAAGGACATTCGTGCCGTCGCTGCCGCAAGTGACACCGGCACCGACTCCCGCTGCATCGGCGCCAGTCGTTGCCGAGCCGAATCGCATCGACGTCGCGGCTGCCCCTGCGCCTATCAATTCCGCGACAATCACGCCGGTCACGGCTAACGAACGGACGTTTCCGCTCTGGACGACGATCCTCCTCGTCTGGGCCGCGGTCGCGAGCGTACTGCTCGCCTGGCTGTCGTTTGGCGCCCTCTCTGTCCGGCGCATCGTTCGTGCTGGTCGCGCCCTCGACGAGCGCGCGTGGCAAGCGCCGCTCTGCGAGATTGCCGATCGGCTCGATCTCGATTCGGTGCCGCGGCTGCTCCTGAGCCCCCTCATCGAGATGCCATTCGCGTGTGGTATCCTCGACCCGACGATCGTACTGCCGACGAGCGCCGAGCAGTGGAGCGATAGCCGCCGTCGCGCGGTCCTCTTCCACGAGCTGGCGCACGTCAAGCGGCGTGATCTCGTTGGCCATACGCTCGGCCGTGTTGCGTGCGCCATCTACTGGTTCCATCCGCTGGTGTGGACGGCGGCGCGCCGGCTTCGCGCGGAGAGCGAGCGAGCGTGCGACGATCTCGTGCTGTCATGCGGGGCGCGGGCGAGCGACTATGCGGATCATCTGCTCGACATCGTGATCAGTGTCCGGCGCTACGGCGCGCCGGCAACGGCGATGCCGATGGCGAGGCGTCGCGAGCTGGAAGGGCGCGTCCTCGCGATCCTCGATCCAGCGGTCGCGCGCGTTGGCCCGGGCCGGATTCAGTCGGCGACGTTGCTCCTCGGCTTCGGCGCGCTCGCGCTCTCGGTGGCAGCGATGGCACCGCGCGCAGAACGGAAGGCGCTGAGCGGGGAGCGTGGTGCGCAGAGCGTTGAGCGTCACGCACAGAGCGTAGAGCGTACGACGCGGAGTGTCGGGCGTACGGCGCAGATCACGACTGTGGTCACCAATTCGCATAACGAGACGAACCGAGTAGTACTCTCTCGTGACCCAGCGCCAGAGGCGACTCCCGCACCGACGCCAACTCCCAGCCCGACGCCAGCCGCGTCGTCGACTGGTGCGGAAACGCTCACTGACGCGTTAACGAAGGTCAGCACGTTCGCGGTTCGACAAGCGGCGGCGGCGATCTCGGCCGCCGTTGGCGGCAAACAGGCGAAGGAGGGAGTCGATTCTGCCAAGGTTGCGCTTCTTCTCAAGGTCCTTCGGAGTGATCCGGATGCCGATGTACGTCGCATGGCGGCGTGGGGGCTGAGCGAAGCCGGCGATTCACCGACGGTGGTCGAGGCACTTGCCGTGGCAGCGCGCAGCGACGAAGACGACAACGTGCGTGAAATGGCAGCGTGGGCACTGTCGGATTCGCGCCGGGATAACGCGCATCGCGCGCTCGCCGACGCGGCGCGGCGCGACGCGAGCGACAAAGTGCGTGAGACAGCCGTCTGGGCACTTGGCAACTCCGAGCTGCGTGACGAAGATCGCGATGTCATCGAGGCACTCTTGACTTCGGACCCGAGCGACAACGTACGTGAGTCGGCGGCGTGGGCACTGGGCAACTCGGCTCGGCGTCCCGCAGCGAGGGCGCTCGTCGTTGCGTTAGGCGACAAGAGCCCGCACGTGCGCGAGACGGCGGCCTGGGCGCTCGCCGAGACCGAGGACGACGACACGGCGCCAGCAGTATCGGAAGCGTTCAGGCGCGAGACGAACACCGAGGTGCGGCTGGCCGAACTACGCGCACTCACCTTCCTGCACGTGGATGATGAGAGTGTGATCAAAGAGGCGCTGACCTCGAAGGACGCGGATATGCGCTCGCGCGCCGTGCGGATGCTCGCGGGATCGTCGGGATCGTGGCCCGAGCCGCGTCCCCGCCCACGTCCCCGTCCCATGCCTGATTGACGGTTGATGCGCACCGGGCTCACGCCCGGTGCTCGAGCTTGCACGCAAGTGCTGAATATTCAGCAGTACTTTCCGGAGGAGACGATGATTCGTTCGAGTTTTCTAATCATGAGTGTCTTTGTGACGACGAGCTCACCGCGAATCGCGCCGAGCGTCGCAATTGCCACCATGCACCACCACACGCCGGACGTCCGCGAGCTTCTTACGAGCGCGCGCGGCGTCGCGCCGTCGATCTGCCTGCTCGCCGGCGACGGCGTTGCGTCGACCGGACGCTGGGGTGGCGGCAGCTACTGGGATGCGCCGGCAATGTCGATCGGCGCAGAAGTGCGGATGCGTATCCGCGAAATGATGCGAGCGCGACTCAATCGCGACGATGAGCGGGCGCTGCTCGATGCCCTCGGTGCCGACGACGCCTGCGTTCGGCACCTTGCGGCGATGATCATCGGCCGGAGCGAGGACAAGACGTTCATCGCGCCACTCACGGACCGAACGAGTGCATCCTCGGCGGGCGAGCGACAGTCGGCGGCGATTGCGCTCGGCTTGTTAGGCGCTAAGGATGCCGTCGAACCGTTGCTCCGAGTGTTGCGTGATCCGTCGCCGGACGTGCGCGCCGACGGTGCGTGGGCGCTGGGCCGGATCGGCGACAAGAGCGCGGCACGCAGCGTCGCGACGCTGCTGCGCGATCAGTACCCGGATGTCCGCGGGGCGTCGGTTGTCGCGCTTGGTCGGATGGAAGCAAAGGATAACGTCGATGAGCTGATGCGCGTGCTGCGCGACGACACCAGCCCGGAAGTACGGCGTGTCGCGGCGTGGGCGCTGGGTCAGCTCGAGGCGCGAACGGCAGTCGGCGGACTGTCGTCCGCGCTGCGAACGGATCGCAGCAGTGACGTGCGCGAAATGGCGGCGTGGGCGCTTGGCCAGATGAACTCGCGGGAAGCGGCCGACGGCCTAACGAATGCGCTCAAGAATGACGATAGCGCCGACGTTCGAGAGACGGCCGCCTGGGCGCTCGGCGAGATGAACATGCGCAACAGTGCCGACGCACTTGCCGACGCGCTGGGGCACGATCGCGAGAGCGAGGTCCGTGCGACGGCGGCGTGGGCGCTCGGTCAAATTCACTCCGATCGCGCCCCGGCAGCGCTCACGGCGGCCTTGAGGGACAACGACGACGACGTACGGCTCAAGGCGGCGTGGGCGTTGAGTCAGATCGCCGATCCGTCGACGATTCCCGCCGTGACCGACGCGCTCAAGCAGGATCAGCCCGAACGCGTTCGCCAGGCATTGGTGCGCGCGCTGCTGCAGTCGGGCGAGCACAACGAGGACGCGCTCAGCGGCTTGCTGCAG of the Gemmatimonadaceae bacterium genome contains:
- a CDS encoding outer membrane beta-barrel protein — translated: MRKFAIVLTSLASLGVVASAQAQQGPSINDVAGYVALSGTPVGAMTPVVTSAMLGRIAKGYSIAGQYGHVSDNALGFNSFGASISMPVSGFSLGGSLGFFSPSAQGSKSNMMLGLNAETNLGAWALGNGKDANLFTMSARADFGWANPQDLGLLSFSAGVPLALVLKSGDMTFAPFVTPGLGWGRMSPTGGTSESGTRFMTGAGLGFSHRNGWGASLGIQKVYIDQGKMVFGLNLSYGI
- a CDS encoding BlaI/MecI/CopY family transcriptional regulator, with protein sequence MSPHKTDEGLTRRERQVMDILFRRSEATVSEVMADLPDPPTYSAVRSILRILSEKGLITHRDDGPRYVYLPAKSAERAQEDALQHVISTFFDGSHEQAMTALLKISDAELTDGEIDRLRERIRSARSSGR
- a CDS encoding M56 family metallopeptidase, coding for MSAFIYQLTQTDLVAWLVKATILLIGALGATALLRRASAGTRHLVWLATLAGILLLPAVSLWAPVRLAIVPRTFVPSLPQVTPAPTPAASAPVVAEPNRIDVAAAPAPINSATITPVTANERTFPLWTTILLVWAAVASVLLAWLSFGALSVRRIVRAGRALDERAWQAPLCEIADRLDLDSVPRLLLSPLIEMPFACGILDPTIVLPTSAEQWSDSRRRAVLFHELAHVKRRDLVGHTLGRVACAIYWFHPLVWTAARRLRAESERACDDLVLSCGARASDYADHLLDIVISVRRYGAPATAMPMARRRELEGRVLAILDPAVARVGPGRIQSATLLLGFGALALSVAAMAPRAERKALSGERGAQSVERHAQSVERTTRSVGRTAQITTVVTNSHNETNRVVLSRDPAPEATPAPTPTPSPTPAASSTGAETLTDALTKVSTFAVRQAAAAISAAVGGKQAKEGVDSAKVALLLKVLRSDPDADVRRMAAWGLSEAGDSPTVVEALAVAARSDEDDNVREMAAWALSDSRRDNAHRALADAARRDASDKVRETAVWALGNSELRDEDRDVIEALLTSDPSDNVRESAAWALGNSARRPAARALVVALGDKSPHVRETAAWALAETEDDDTAPAVSEAFRRETNTEVRLAELRALTFLHVDDESVIKEALTSKDADMRSRAVRMLAGSSGSWPEPRPRPRPRPMPD
- a CDS encoding HEAT repeat domain-containing protein encodes the protein MIRSSFLIMSVFVTTSSPRIAPSVAIATMHHHTPDVRELLTSARGVAPSICLLAGDGVASTGRWGGGSYWDAPAMSIGAEVRMRIREMMRARLNRDDERALLDALGADDACVRHLAAMIIGRSEDKTFIAPLTDRTSASSAGERQSAAIALGLLGAKDAVEPLLRVLRDPSPDVRADGAWALGRIGDKSAARSVATLLRDQYPDVRGASVVALGRMEAKDNVDELMRVLRDDTSPEVRRVAAWALGQLEARTAVGGLSSALRTDRSSDVREMAAWALGQMNSREAADGLTNALKNDDSADVRETAAWALGEMNMRNSADALADALGHDRESEVRATAAWALGQIHSDRAPAALTAALRDNDDDVRLKAAWALSQIADPSTIPAVTDALKQDQPERVRQALVRALLQSGEHNEDALSGLLQSKDDKTRELAVRALAGRRGPWPWPWPWPRPRPMP